The stretch of DNA AGATTTCGTCAGAACCCTGGCCGAAAGACTCGAACTGCGCGATCTGGCAAGCAATACCGCTCTTGACGGCCAACAGGCCATTTCCGTTGTCGACGGTTGTGAGCCGGATGTCATGATTCTTGACCTGAAAATGCCCGGAATAGACGGCATGGAAGTGCTCCGGCGGGTGCGAAGCAAGTACCCGAAAATTCAGGTCATCATTCAGACCGGTCACGGCAACGATCTTGACGAATCCGAAGCGCGCCGGCTGGGCGTCTTTGATTATCTGAAAAAACCGGTTGACATCGAGTTGCTGGTCGATCGCATCCGCGCCGCGGCTCAGGCCAAAAAAAAGATCGGGAGCATGTCGGCGGCGGCCTTTGCCGAAGCGGGCGAGCATGACACGGCCAGGGAGCTGATGAAAAAATGAAGGAGAGAAGAAAAAGAAAACCTGTGGCCGGCTCCATTCGTCCAGCTTCTTTGCGGTCCAATGGAACGCACCTGGTAATCAGCGGAATCGATATCGTTGTCAAAGAAATTGATCGCCCAAAAATCCAATCGGCGCACCTGCCTTCGGACCAGCATTTCCCTACCCTGCAAGAACTGGAACGAGAGTATATCCACCGGGTGCTCTCTCATTTTGACTATAACCGCACCAAGGCGGCGGAGGTCCTTGGCATCGATCGGGTGTCATTATGGCGGAAAATCAAAAAGCATGAGGCCTCGACCGGCCAGAGCAAGGGCTGATGCTGCCTGATCGGGAAGAGGTTGCGGGGAGCGGGGCATGAAATTGTACAGCGCCACCATTCCCGCCGACGCGTTGAAAGTGCGCTCCAAGACCTCGTATTACGCCAGGCAGAAAAATCTGTTCGTGATGCTGGTCATTGTCATTTCGCTTACACCGCTTCTGGTTATCAGCTGGACATCGTCACATTTCTACCGGCAATCCTGGCAGAAACAGACATCCCTGTCACTGGCCAGTCTGGCGGAAAGCAGAAAGGAGGTCATTGATCTCTTTTTGTCCAGTCAAGAGGATATTCTTTCAAGCCTGGTTGCATTGCATTCGAAAGCCGAGCTGGAAAAACCGGGGGCGTTAAATAAAGTTTTTGCAGCCATCAATTCCAGCAAGGTCATCATCGATCTGGGCGTGATTGATGAATCGGGCCGTCATCTCGCCTATGTCGGCCCATTCAAACAAAAGCTGCTTGATAAGAATTATGGCGCCAGCCCCTGGTTCTCGGAAGCGATGAAAAACGGCAGATACATCAGTGATGTTTTTGAAGGATTCAGAGGGGTGCCGCACTTTGTGGTCGCGGTTGCCTCGCCGGACCGGTCGTGGTTGTTGCGCGCCACCGTTAATTCGGAACTATTCAATAAACTGCTTGAAAGCGCCGAAGTCGGCCCCGGCGGCGACGCCTATCTCGTTAACATCGGAGGTGAATTCCAGACGCCGAGTCGGCTTGGCCTGACTGCGTTGCCAAAGGCGGAGCAAGCCATGCTCATGCAGGCGGGAGAAGGAGGCGATGTCCACGCCTGGCAGAACAGCCTTTATGCCACAGCCCGGCTCAATAACGGTGCCTGGCTGCTGGTGCTTAAAACCGATATCGACACCTCGCTCAAGGAATTTTATCAGGCGAGAAACCGTGATTTTGTGATCATTATCTGCGCCGCATTGATCATTCTCGTGGTCTCGACGGTACTGATTCGCACCATGGTCAACCAGATTGAAAAAGCCGACGGTCAGAGAATCGGTTTGCTGAACCGCATCCGCCAGGCCGAAAAAATGGGCCTGGTCGGCCGGTTGGCCGCTGGGGTGGCCCACGAAATCAATAACCCGTTGCAGATCATCGGCGATCAGGCCGGCTGGATTGACGAGCTGCTTGATGACGACCGGGAACGGCAGTTGGAAAACCTTAAAGAGTACAGGAATGCGGCCGGTAAAATCAGGGACCAGGTGAAGAGGGCCAGCGCCATCACTCACCGGCTTCTTGGCTTTTCCCGCAAAGAGAGCGGACGGGGACTTGTCGACCTGAACAAATTGCTGGACGAAACCGTGTCTTTTCTTGAAAACGAAGCGCGGAAACACCGGATCCTGATCAGGAAAAATTTTTCGGAAATCGGTCAGGTGTTCAGCGATGGAGCGCAGCTTCAACAGGTAATTCTCAATATTTTAAATAACGCCATCGATGCCGTTGGCGAAGATGGCGCGATAACCGTGTCGACCGGCAGAACAGCCGACAGACTCACCATTGAATTCGCGGACACCGGGCCGGGGCTCTCCGGGGATGACCTCAAAAGGATCTTCGACCCGTTTTTCACCACCAAGGAAAAAGAAAAAGGCACCGGGCTCGGCCTTTCCATTTCATACAGCATCATGCAGCGTCTTGGCGGCGAGATTCTGGCCAGAAACGGGGAGACAGGGGGAAGTGTGTTCACCGTCGTTCTCCCGGCCGGGAAATCAACGGACACCAAAAGCCTCCCCAGAGGCGATATATCAAAGGGCTTATGCAATGAATAACCCATCTCTTTTGATAGTCGACGATGAAGAAGATTTCGTCTCCACCATGATGAAAAGACTCAGGAGACGGAGTGTGCCCTGTCAAGCGGCCCACAACGGAAGTGCGGCCATCGATTCAGTACGGAAGGGTAACTTCGATGCGGTGTTGCTCGATATGGGTTTGCCCGACATGGACGGCAACTCGGTGTTGCGTGAAATAAAAAGAATCAAGCCGGAGATCCGGGTACTGATCCTCACCGGACAGGCCTCGGTTGTCACCGGAGAGAAAGGTTTGGCGGAAGGGGCCGCCGAATATCTTCTTAAACCGGTAGAGTTCGAAAACCTTCTCGCAAAACTGCTTGCCGGCAATGAAGAACAGGCACGTGGATCCCCAGAACCGTCTTGAGATGGAAACCGGTAGGTTCAGCGAAGCGCATTCAAAATACTCAATATTACTTTTTTATTATTAATCAAACAGGAGGAGAAACAAGAAATGAACTTTTTCAGAGAACTGGGCCATTTCATGATGATGGGCGCCCGCGCCCACGCGAAATGGGAAATCGAAACATCACAACGGATCATGGGGGACCGCAGAAGGCTGGCCATTCTCGGCCTGCTGCTCATTCCAATCATCATCGGCGGCGTAGCCTTCGCCGGAGAAATTGCCGGAGCGCTGCCGGATATTCTGGGCGGCCATAAAGCATACAGTCCGGCATTTTTCACGAATTCAATCTTTTTTGCTTCTATCGGGGTCGGCTTGGGGGCCGGCCTGATTACCGGCTGCATCGGCGCCGGCGGCGGCTTTATCATCGCCCCGGCCCTGATGAGCGCGGGGGTCAAGGGTATTATGGCGGTCGGCACCGACCTTTTTCATATCTTCGCCAAGGCGATCATGGGCAGCGTCCTGCACCGGAAACTGGGCAATATTTCCGTCTCTCTCGCCGGGACCTTTCTGATCGGTTCCATCGGCGGCGCCACGGCAGGCGGGTATCTCAACCGGGCATTGTATGAAAAGAACCCGGTCTTGAGCGATGCCTTCATCACGACAATCTATGTCATCATGCTGGGCTTTCTCGGCACCTACGCCCTGCTTGATTTTCTGAAAGCCAGAAAACCCGCCAAGGCCACCTTCTCGCCGGAAACCAAGCAGGCCACGTCCAAGAAAGGCGAAGAGGAGATGACCGGCTTTTCCCAGAAACTGCAGGGCATGAATATTCCGCCCATGCTCCATTTCGACCAGGGCGTGGTGCCCGGCGGCCGTAAGATATCCGCCATCTTTCTGGTGATCAGCGGCGCCATCGTCGGCCTGGCCGCGGCAATCATGGGGGTCGGCGGCGGTTTTCTGACCTTCCCGATCTTTGTCTACGGTCTCGGGGTTTCCTCGGCCACCACGGTAGGGACTGACATCTTCCAGATTATTTTTACCGCCGGTTACGCCGGTCTCGGCCAGTACGCCATCTACGGTTTCATCTTTTACACCCTGGCCATCGGCATGCTGCTCGGCTCGCTCGTCGGCATCCAGATCGGTTCCCTGGTCACCAAGGTGGTCTCCGGCACCACCATCCGCGGCTTTTATGCCATGGCGGTATTGGCCGGTTTCATCAACCGGGTCTTCGCCCTGCCCGGCAAGCTCGCCAAGATGGAGGTTATCTCCATGTCCGACTCCACTGCGAAGATACTGGAACAGATCGGCATCTATCTCTTTTTCGCGGTCATCGCCATCTTCGCCGTTTGGGTAATCGGAACATTTTTAAAGAATATCAAGACGCTGAAGGGCGAGGAGGTGCACGCATGATTGCCCATAAAAAGGAATTTACCGGCGGACTGTTGTTGTTCATCGCCTTTTGGATTGTTTTTGCCATCGGCATGTCGCCGATATTCGGCGGCGGCGACAATATTCTCAATTACATGGACAACCTCTACAATACCATTTCCAAGAAATCGGCCTACTATATCCCGACCATGCAGGAAAAGATCAAACCTTTTGAAGGCCGGCAGGTTGATCTGACCATCAAGGCCGAGGACGGCGCCCAGGCCGAGCGGACCGCCCGCCTTTTTCGAATCGATGAGGCCCAGACCACGGTCTCGGTCGAAGGGGAGAACGTCAAGGTAAGTGGAGATCTGGGGGCGATCCTGGCGGATGTAATCGCAGATGCCGACGCCATGTTCAATAATAACGGCGAAAAAATTTCCGCCAAGTACGGCTATGACGCCAAACAGGCCCTGTATGACCTGTGGAACGCCATGAGCGCCGCGGAAAAGAACCTCAACAAACAGAAGATGTTCAAGGAGGCCAAGATCGTCAATCAGGTACAGGCCAAGGCGGTGGAGCCGGCCTATAATTACTACGGCATCCAGGCCGAGGATATCAAATCCAAGCTGGGCATTGTCATCGCCTCATTGGCGGGATATGTGCTGTATACACTGTGGTTCGGCTTTTCCATCCTCTTTATGTTCGAGGGCTGGGGATTGAAGCTGGAGCATTGATGAAGCGCTGCGCCGGAGACCACTCCCCTCTGTGCGCGTTGCAGGAGCGGCATCAGGGTCGATACATTTCTCGGCCCCTGATGCCGCTTTTTATTTGGTAGTCCGCAGGTGATAAAGCTTTAGCCTGAATCCGTGACGGCTTCGTGGGGGATTTCACTTTATCAGCTTGTAATTGCATTAAATAAGCGTTTTTCCCAAGGGGAGCCATGATTCACCCCGCCGCCCTGCGGGGCGCCCGATAACGGTGCATCTGCCGCGTTGGCAACTCGTTGATATACCATTAGTATAATCAACATCGTTGCCGCCTTGCATCTGCACCGTTCTCGAACGCTCACGGATTCAGGTTTAGTTGAGCAGCTCGTCTGCTTTTATGCCCTTTAGGGTACTTACGAAACTTATGCCCTTTTGGTATAACAATGGGAAAGCATGTTTCTACGTGAAAAATATTGATAGAAAAGTGAGTTATGCCGGGTTTCAAACGTCTTCCAGAGATTCTTGCAGGTTTTTTCGGCCGCGGGCGGCCGCTTGACCAAGATATTCACGCCCTGCGCCAATTGTTTCGGGAAAACTACCGGAAATTCCGGGCTCTGCTTACCGCCAATAACATTGCCCTCGAATTGATGGCGGAGATGGAGCAGACCCTCAACAGCGGTCGTCCGTTCGGAATGACCTTTGTCCGCGGCCGCTGCACTGCCGTGGATGTGAACGTTTTCAAAATGATTCAGCGGCTGCAGGAGCTTGCCGGCGGCAGATATGGCGGGTTGACCGAGGCCTTCAATGTTGTGTCCGGAAACCTGCAGGAAATCCTGGACAGACAGCCCGCGGTCGTCGATTGCCCTTTTGTGGTGGGATTTGACCGGATTGACAAGGAGTCCGCCGATCTGGTCGGTGAAAAGATGGCCAATCTCGGCGAGATCCGCAACCGGGTGCGGCTTTCGGTGCCCGATGGTTTCGTGATTACGGCGTCCGCTTCCCGTGCTTTTCTCGCCCACAGCGGGCTCCGCGATGAAATCAACCGGCTCCTGACCATCTGCCACACGGATAATCTCGAAGAGCTGTACACGACAAGCGCGGCCATCCAGCAACTGATCACGAAAGCACCCCTGCCCGAAGAGCTCGAACGGGAGATCGGCAACGCCTATGAACGACTGGCCGACAGGTCCGGCCATCGGCTTCTGGTGGCCATGCGCTCCAGCGCCATCGGCGAAGACAGCGGTCGCGCCTCTTTTGCCGGCCAGTACCGGACCCGGCTGGATGTCGATGAAGATCTGCTGGTCG from Desulfobacterales bacterium encodes:
- a CDS encoding sulfite exporter TauE/SafE family protein yields the protein MNFFRELGHFMMMGARAHAKWEIETSQRIMGDRRRLAILGLLLIPIIIGGVAFAGEIAGALPDILGGHKAYSPAFFTNSIFFASIGVGLGAGLITGCIGAGGGFIIAPALMSAGVKGIMAVGTDLFHIFAKAIMGSVLHRKLGNISVSLAGTFLIGSIGGATAGGYLNRALYEKNPVLSDAFITTIYVIMLGFLGTYALLDFLKARKPAKATFSPETKQATSKKGEEEMTGFSQKLQGMNIPPMLHFDQGVVPGGRKISAIFLVISGAIVGLAAAIMGVGGGFLTFPIFVYGLGVSSATTVGTDIFQIIFTAGYAGLGQYAIYGFIFYTLAIGMLLGSLVGIQIGSLVTKVVSGTTIRGFYAMAVLAGFINRVFALPGKLAKMEVISMSDSTAKILEQIGIYLFFAVIAIFAVWVIGTFLKNIKTLKGEEVHA
- a CDS encoding helix-turn-helix domain-containing protein, producing the protein MKERRKRKPVAGSIRPASLRSNGTHLVISGIDIVVKEIDRPKIQSAHLPSDQHFPTLQELEREYIHRVLSHFDYNRTKAAEVLGIDRVSLWRKIKKHEASTGQSKG
- a CDS encoding response regulator, yielding MNNPSLLIVDDEEDFVSTMMKRLRRRSVPCQAAHNGSAAIDSVRKGNFDAVLLDMGLPDMDGNSVLREIKRIKPEIRVLILTGQASVVTGEKGLAEGAAEYLLKPVEFENLLAKLLAGNEEQARGSPEPS
- a CDS encoding response regulator, with the translated sequence MSDIKLLLVDDEEDFVRTLAERLELRDLASNTALDGQQAISVVDGCEPDVMILDLKMPGIDGMEVLRRVRSKYPKIQVIIQTGHGNDLDESEARRLGVFDYLKKPVDIELLVDRIRAAAQAKKKIGSMSAAAFAEAGEHDTARELMKK
- a CDS encoding sensor histidine kinase, whose translation is MKLYSATIPADALKVRSKTSYYARQKNLFVMLVIVISLTPLLVISWTSSHFYRQSWQKQTSLSLASLAESRKEVIDLFLSSQEDILSSLVALHSKAELEKPGALNKVFAAINSSKVIIDLGVIDESGRHLAYVGPFKQKLLDKNYGASPWFSEAMKNGRYISDVFEGFRGVPHFVVAVASPDRSWLLRATVNSELFNKLLESAEVGPGGDAYLVNIGGEFQTPSRLGLTALPKAEQAMLMQAGEGGDVHAWQNSLYATARLNNGAWLLVLKTDIDTSLKEFYQARNRDFVIIICAALIILVVSTVLIRTMVNQIEKADGQRIGLLNRIRQAEKMGLVGRLAAGVAHEINNPLQIIGDQAGWIDELLDDDRERQLENLKEYRNAAGKIRDQVKRASAITHRLLGFSRKESGRGLVDLNKLLDETVSFLENEARKHRILIRKNFSEIGQVFSDGAQLQQVILNILNNAIDAVGEDGAITVSTGRTADRLTIEFADTGPGLSGDDLKRIFDPFFTTKEKEKGTGLGLSISYSIMQRLGGEILARNGETGGSVFTVVLPAGKSTDTKSLPRGDISKGLCNE